Within the Gossypium raimondii isolate GPD5lz chromosome 12, ASM2569854v1, whole genome shotgun sequence genome, the region CAGAGAAGGGCTTGGAATTAGCTGAAACttaataaatagaaaatgtCGAGGTTCAATTCAATAAGTAAATGCTCTTAAAATAAACCTATACTCTAACAGCTCTATCTTAATATTGTCAACAGTTTTATTTCAACTAGTTAGATTACGAATACATGTTTATTCACCAAAGCcctcacattaaatattttaacttcgcTTTGTACAGATAAGCTAATCAATGTCAAACTaccaagaaattgaaattttacgCGCGTATAATTTCCTttcttaaatattcttttttgacttttctcttttcaatcaataataattaagatCTGTAAACCTAGAAATTATCATACTAACAATTTAATTCAAACGAAAAGTAAGCAATGGCAATTATATGCAATGAAAAGTGGACCTACCCACGTAATCGCCCATAAAGAGATAATTAGTATCGGGAGCGTTGCCGCCGATGCGAAACAACTCGATGAGATCGTGGAATTGGCCATGGATATCGCCGCAGACGGTGACGGGGCACTTCACCGGCTGAACATTCCACTCCTCCACCAGGATCGCACGTGCCTGCTCGCACAGAGTCTTCACCTCCACCTCCGGAAGCGGCTTGCACTGCATTAAGTGTTCGATCTGACGGTCTAGATCGCCGTGGGACGGCATCGCTAAGCTTTTCGATGATATCTTTCGtaactattttgttttataaaggAGTTTTGATCGAACGGCAGAGGACGAAGCTGTAGGTTTGAGGATTTTGGCGATCAAGTCATACGTAGGGTTTGGGGAGATTGGATTTGGTCCTCAAATCTCAGTTTTTTCCTTGCAGCTAAGCAAGCATTATTTTTgttaacaaaataactattggAATTTGCTCTATCAGTCCCTCATTTTCACTCTATTTGTGTATTGCGTCCCTTTCTTTGAATAGGTATAATTGAGATAAGTCACTTTTTAGTCTATAACTTGTCAGCTTTTTCTAAATTGATACCTAAATTCTTTTTTGTTAATACCTgaacttgtattatttttacacaaaTAAGTCCAAAATATTAATGCCGTTTACATTTTAATAAGGTGGCGCTGCCAACTTGTTTTAATATGACAAGtgctttatttattataaatttatattttaatactttaagaatgaaatattaaaagtataatattttgtaatttttagggTGGGTTTGAATGTGGGacttaaaaagaattttattttattgagaattttaatattttaaaaataaatttgcttgtttgggaaaaataataaagaatttcaaaattctttttaaaatttaatttctagataACTTATCTCCCAATTAGATTTagagacgacataataatcctttaTTATTTGAATCATTTCTTCAATTTGATTCTGTGGACTATGgataattaagattaattactAATATAGATTGTCTTCTCGCATTATAATCAATCCataaatgcaacttaatattagttaaacctAAAGTGATTAATGAgtcaatatttacttatttattttgctttactTGTAAAAACTATTGAAGAGGATACTGTTTAATTCTATGAATAAATAGTTTGGTCATTTTAACAATGTGGACACCTATTTTGTTTGGGCTTACGATTGTGAATTACTTAAACTTTAGGGTCGTTGGACgagagataaaattgaatttatttgaaggTTTAGTAAAATTagctttaaaattaaaatcaaacttggatTTTGAGACAGAGACTGAATCAAACtgatttttacaaattttaggtttgaattgaatttcataattaaattgcCATTGgatttaaattaacttttaaatatattttgaggttatcttttaatttcaatttcaattaaattaaattttagaaaatccGGCATGATGGGATGGATATTAGGATGTCCATATATggtttttgaagaaaaatgttttaaataaaatatttttattttgtaaataatgctttttaatgattttgagaaataaaaagtatgttggtttggttttaaataaatacgTTGTTTAAACCTATTTTCTTTATATGGGTCCAATTTGAGTCAAGCCCAAGCTtgtttgtttaatgtttaaattggGTCAAAGTCCAAGTTTAGATTCGATTCAAATTGAGTCAAGTTTGGATCCCTTTGTTTACctctattttcttaattttgattattggTTTCTTTTCAGCTCGTTGCCGCAAACCTTAGTTGAAGGAACTTACGACGAGTTTGATTTACTGGAATAGAATAAAGTTATAATGAAATGCTATACTGTGAAAATGAAATAGAGATGTAATAGTATTACATTGTTTGGttggtaaaataatattactgAATAggaatggaatagattgaaaatgataattttacccttgTATTAAACCCAAGATCCTAAATCCATGAGTtattaagatttatttattatttaattatctttaaataaaattattagtatttatttctAAGTCCtccactatttttattttatttaatgatgtgTCATGTTATTATTCAACGATGGTGCATGAGATTTATGCTTGACGAttgcatcaaatattattctttttatattattaacaatattttaataaacttttaaatacattatatttattaataaaataaaaaattattacgataaaatatttgtaaatcattcaatataatttattaaatatttttataagtataatataaaatataatagttttaatatgaaatttctttatttaataattctaaaatattattaaatatatttttaaaaataatatattaaactatataattatttcacaataaaactatataatattagaaagtatttcaaactcaatatttaaaaataaaaaattcaacatataacatatataaaaaaattattattttataatattttaatgtatactatctattatttaatatataataaaaccttCTAAAGAGTATGTTggtaagaaaaataattttgagctATTCTTTGTCTCCAACGAATACATGGGTGAGGCGCTGAATTCCAATTCAGTGTTTTTGACGAATAGGACGGAAATAAAGATTAACTATttagaaactaaaattaaaccaaacaaCATAATGAGTGTCCTTCTCGGAATTGATCCGGAACCGCATTCTAATTCCATCGAAGCAAACATGGCATTAGTTCTTTCGTCTTTGCATAGCTATGTGCCTTTTCATATTGGGCCTGACTGGTGCTCTACTAATATAGTTCATATGTTCATAGGTTACCTCAGCTATGAAGGCCAGAATTGCCCAATATCTATTAGGCCTTTGATTCCCTTTGAGGTGATGTTAAACTGTAAAATATATTCCTGCAAACTTTCTCGTTCTTCTTATCTCGTGCTGAACGAGGAGGTGGGGTTTTTCGATATAATGATGTTAGTTGGGTGCTAGCCTTCAAACTGGCGAGCCAATTCATTGAAGTTACCTATAGACCTTGTAGGGAGTTTTAGATACAAACTTTTAACGTGCTCACATAGCgtaaaagaaaacaacttaCACTTGAAGGCGTTTGAGGCTCACCTTATCCTCATGTAACTGTTGTATTGTAGGGTCTTGAACCCCATGGTGTCGCAGTTGATGATTGCCTCCAGCATGATTTGGTTGATTAGGGTAATTTTGATGGTACCTAAGTTGTCGCTCTTGTTGAGGTTGCTGGTATTGATCTTCTTGGCCACCTAATAGGCCATACTAGTTGTAACTAGCATAATCTTGATATTCTGCTCCTGGTTGTTGCTGATAATATTCCTTTTGGTTGTAACCTTACTGGTAGTGGTCTCCTTGACCATGTTGATTATCTCCATACTCATATTGGTTGTAGTACTGGTCACCTTACTCGTAACTGACCTTGTTAAACTGTACTTCTAGGACATTCTGAGCCAGTTAACAATAGTTTCTCATTCAGTTCCCATAGACAACACCtattattataacaattaagTTACACCtattattataacaattaagTTATACAAAGTGTCGAGGGAGACAAAGAAAGTGGTTTACACCATAGGTAATGCAGAGAGCCACTAAAGATGATAGTTTTTCTTAGTTGAGTTGAGATGGTGTGTGAGCATCGTGCAGGCTATGGAGTTGATCTTCTCTTTCTTGATCTTGAAAAAGGGGTACTTTGTATACATTGATGAATGAAGGCCTAGAGTTGGTCTCTTATTGCATGATTGCTTCCTTGGTAAAATCCAATTTAAACCTAGGGTATGGTTTATATGTGTCCCAACATGACCTTCTTTGGGGTTGGTGAGCTTGGAAAGTAGAAAATATTAATGAGATTGGGTCTAATGAGACAGACTATTTTTGGTGGTGTCACAACAATACTCTCTTCATAGTGGCATGAGGTTTCATGTATGAGAGGCATAAGAGATGCCCAGGCAAGAGGGTAAAACAATAGTCAAGAAAAGTTAGGGGGATTTTGGTTCAAATCATCTTATATTCTTTAGGTAATTTATATTCCGGCATAACATTTTCACATTTGATTTACAAAGGTTACCTTGagtcaataattttaaattctcaaTAATACCAATATTTTAGAATGTAGGAGATCAATACTAGCTTTTTCTTAGATAATAGAAGACTCCGAGAGCAATCTTCATTAGATAACATTTTTACCCCTTGTCAAACTAATTGAAAAAGATTGTACAACAaggataatttaataaaatataactttagaTAACCTTATATTTCGtcaattaaagtaaaataatatatctgATAATGTGCTAAATAATTATAGATTTCAATAATTGGAAACATAAATCTTCCataatgtttaatatgtctaatATGATTTACACGGATTAATTTccttaaaagataaaaaaagtcCATTGTATAAACGCCCTGCAAAGCTTTGGGAAGTTTCTTGACTATCTCAAGTGGCTGAGAGCCCCGACACCATTAGCCGAATCCCTTTATTTCCCAATTGAAATGAGCAGAGCACTAGGCCCCATTCCTCCAACCTGACTAAATTGTTTGAGAGAAACAAACCTGTCAAAAGCGCTTCATTACCGGTCCTTTCAACACTCTTTTTAAGTAATGGTTCATCCGCTACACGGTTTAACTCGCTCGGACAATGTTTTTATCCGTcgtgttatttaaatatttggtCGTATGAGCTTGACCAGGCGGCATGCAAGAGAATTTTCTAGAGGGTTGGGTTGCCATTTATCGCCATGTTCGGAAGACCAATGCTTTGCATCAAAACTAAAGTGGAAGTGACACCGACCTTTTGCGAGTTTAATAAGCACACGCATAGGGCTCCATTGCTTATGGACCCTATACTGCGACAACCattgtcaaaaaattaaatgctGAATTACAGGAAATGACCGTATGCTCAGAATCAGaggtaaaaatgtgaaatgatgAACTTGATAGCTTTGCAGGGAGGAACATGGGGGGTCCTCTGTAGTTTGAGACTCCTATTAGTGCGGGGACCAACCATAGCATGCCACGTTTGAACTAGTGCTAGGGTGCTGAAACCAAACCATCTTCCATTGTCTAGCAATGTAATAAATCAAGAGTTTCAAGCAATCTCAGATAAGAAACAATAAGAAATTTACAAATAGAACAAAAATTAGTGTAAGATAAGAAACAAAACGAAGACGGTACATTGGATGATTGGAATATGAGCTGCTAATGGATTCTGTATTTCTAAAACGATACATTAGAAGAAGAATGTCATACAGGCTAGACCACTTGCCAAAGACTTCAATATCCTACTCTTTTGTTCTTCTGAAAAACAATGTACAAGCTACAAATGGATAAACACTGGCTTTAAGCTTCCAAAAGTTTTGCTATACTACAAATGCCTTTTAACTTCCAAATTGTTCTATGTTTGTCACCACACTTCAATCAGCTCTTTGGACACTTGTCTTGAACAAGAGGACATATAACTTTTGATCCATTGAGAAATAGAGAAACCCACCAACTGAATGTGTTACAAAAGACCCAAAACTCGTACCCACAATACAATGCCATGCCGGTCCATAGACACCATCAAACTCCTGCACACCCAAAAAAGTTGTTCAATTATGTCACTCATAAACTGAAATTCAAATTCCCAGATCATAGATCATAGAATCAACAAAAACGCCATAAACAAGTAGTACCAAGGGTAAATCTTTTCTATGCGAGTAATTGGATATACTAAACcacttttttatataaattattaacattacCTTCTTGAGAGTGAGGGCAAGGGCTTTAGAAGTGAACTTTTCAAGGCTATCGTGAGTCTTTCTTGCACAATCAACCGCATGGATCTGCATAAACGGTGGCATATCAACTGAAACAATTTTGACACCACAATTTGCAAGAATATCACCCAACTCTACTTGTGAACCGCCTAAGGATCTCCTTCTGCCTAATGGAGCTGAAGCCTTCTTCATATCATCATTATCATGCCCTTCATCTCGTTTCTTCAACTGTTTCTCCTTCACCGTCAAAGCTAATTTCTTGCTATCAAATACTGAACTTTGGtgatgttgttgttgttgctgtttCTTTCTACCCAAATCCTTTGACGCTTTCCTGACCGATTCTTTTAATGACTCTTTAGCCTTTTCATGGGCCAGCAGATGGTTTGCTTTGATAAGTGAAAACATGGAGGAATCAGCATCAGCTGAAACTGTCAAAGCTTTGGCTTGTAAATGGATGTCTCTACTGTGTTGGGTGTTGGTAGGCTTTTGGGTTTTGTGATTGAGGTTCAATCTGGAGAAGCGATTGGTGATGAAAAAGGGCTTCTTGGAAGCCATTAACGGATCTGAGCTTCGGGTTGTTGGATGAGTGGTTATGGTAGGTTTGGGCGACTTTTGTAGGGTGGGATCTAAGGGATGGGAAGATGGGTTGGGTTCCGGTACTGGTACGCTGCGGCGGTGAGTGAGGCGGTGAGCCATGTTATCTAATTGCCGGTGTGGTTGGAATTGGGGAGAAGGGAGAAGAGAAGGGAAGGGGCGGGGGGGGTGGGGGCTGTTGCGTGGTTTTTTTTTAAGGGGCCGGTTGGGGATTGTGCATTGCTGTGGGTACTGTTGTAAAAACTTTGATTGATTGATAATTTTTGGATAAATTCCTCAGCTAGTCACTCAAATTTGAGTGGACTTCATTAGTCATTAAGAAATGGTAAATTACGTTATCTTGTCAGggtaatttcaaa harbors:
- the LOC105764607 gene encoding uncharacterized protein LOC105764607; the encoded protein is MAHRLTHRRSVPVPEPNPSSHPLDPTLQKSPKPTITTHPTTRSSDPLMASKKPFFITNRFSRLNLNHKTQKPTNTQHSRDIHLQAKALTVSADADSSMFSLIKANHLLAHEKAKESLKESVRKASKDLGRKKQQQQQHHQSSVFDSKKLALTVKEKQLKKRDEGHDNDDMKKASAPLGRRRSLGGSQVELGDILANCGVKIVSVDMPPFMQIHAVDCARKTHDSLEKFTSKALALTLKKEFDGVYGPAWHCIVGTSFGSFVTHSVGGFLYFSMDQKLYVLLFKTSVQRAD